A single Populus alba chromosome 7, ASM523922v2, whole genome shotgun sequence DNA region contains:
- the LOC118048648 gene encoding uncharacterized protein, whose translation MGEVSPFFVWFKSTVSISRRLKMGSTDATPVGLISLIFLVILGSNLIGGQTFSSNSSKPGTYVRDVNNVSQPMIRSDDTVRLDPLENFKKYKGGYDIKNKHYWSSAIFTGVYGYVIGVIWLLSGIAYGGFLLATAFCCKTRRYGHLKKRLPCHKQCWPVLLAIFFTTLAITASGLVLGGNAKFRSRAKNAADIIIDTANDAWKTMYNTTGVMKDMKENLGVSKQRAAARASTFLTTTSAKLDAEAADIQRRARKNRHLIDKGLKIVYIVTTVTISLNLAALIALSVCGTLRLRRPLYV comes from the exons ATGGGCGAGGTCAGTCCATTCTTCGTGTGGTTCAAAAGCACCGTTAGCATTAGCAGAAG GTTGAAAATGGGCTCCACAGATGCGACACCAGTTGGTTTGATTTCCTTAATTTTCTTGGTCATTTTAGGCTCAAATCTCATTGGAGGACAAACATTCTCTTCAAATTCTTCTAAGCCTG GTACATATGTTCGTGATGTAAACAATGTATCACAACCTATGATACGGTCAGATGATACTGTGAGGTTGGATCCActtgaaaatttcaagaaatataaaggaggatatgatatcaaaaacaaacattattggAGT TCAGCCATATTTACAGGAGTTTATGGATATGTCATCGGGGTAATCTGGCTTCTGAGTGGCATAGCATATGGAGGCTTTCTGCTAGCAACTGCTTTCTGCTGTAAAACTAGAAGGTATGGACACCTGAAGAAAAGATTACCTTGCCACAAGCAATGTTGGCCTGTTCTGTTGGCTATATTTTTCACTACCCTAGCAAT AACTGCATCTGGGCTAGTTCTTGGAGGGAATGCGAAGTTCCGTTCACGAGCTAAAAATGCGGCGGACATCATCATTGACACGGCGAATGACGCGTGGAAAACCATGTACAACACAACAGGAGTAATGAAAGACATGAAAGAGAATTTAGGAGTATCCAAACAAAGGGCTGCCGCTCGGGCATCTACCTTCCTTACCACCACATCAGCGAAACTTGATGCTGAAGCTGCTGATATACAGAGGCGAGCTCGGAAGAATAGGCACTTGATCGATAAGGGTCTCAAGATAGT TTATATTGTAACCACAGTGACAATTTCCTTGAACCTGGCAGCACTAATTGCTCTTTCAG TCTGTGGAACTCTGAGGTTACGGCGACCACTATACGTGTAA
- the LOC140955803 gene encoding DELLA protein 2-like: MGTSLAEKLVDCAKAIDIMLLKEILAANEIHLTEFSVAINFVQDHTCFNDIIEQSPGPASFRLTSAGPLLSVDADHTQQTLDNLHEAAKKFDIDFEVRRLAANGAADTVDYVLKLTRASEDETAVVRREFQLHKSLTLAGAIEKDNLEAIINANRCKVLWDMFFFRSQICNILAQGGTDQIERLEEKDRNPVLRRKGIPLIFSSARKPDPTQLNSGE; encoded by the exons atgggcACTTCTCTTGCCGAAAAATTGGTGGATTGTGCTAAGGCCATTGATATTATGCTCTTGAAGGAGATCTTGGCTGCCAACGA GATCCACCTTACTGAGTTCAGTGTTGCGATAAATTTCGTGCAAGACCACACTTGTTTTAATGATATCATCGAGCAGTCACCTGGCCCGGCATCATTCCGGTTGACCTCTGCCGGACCGCTCTTGTCCGTAGATGCTGACCATACCCAACAAACACTTGACAATCTTCACGAAGCAGCCAAAAAGtttgatattgattttgaagTGAGACGTTTGGCTGCTAATGGTGCTGCTGATACTGTTGATTATGTTCTCAAACTCACAAGAGCAAGTGAGGATGAGACGGCTGTGGTGAGAAGGGAATTTCAACTCCACAAATCGCTCACACTGGCAGGTGCAATAGAGAAG GACAATCTCGAAGCTATCATCAATGCCAATCGCTGCAAGGTGTTGTGGGATATGTTCTTCTTTAGGAGTCAAATTTGTAATATATTAGCTCAGGGAGGCACAGACCAGATTGAGCG GTTGGAAGAAAAGGATCGGAATCCAGTCCTACGCAGGAAGGGAATCCCCTTGATTTTCAGCTCAGCTAGGAAACCTGATCCTACTCAGCTCAATAGCGGTGAATAA
- the LOC118048654 gene encoding 7-deoxyloganetin glucosyltransferase-like yields the protein MGSNSKPHAVVIPSPFQGHIKAMLKFAKLLHCKGLHITFVNTEFNHKRILRSGGPVALDNLPGFHFETIPDGLPPSDIDATQDIPSLCVALNKNFLAPFKDLLVRLRNTVSENNPPVTSIVSDPFAPFSIKAGDDVGLPVVMYATVSAIGYIGFKQLYALRERGFSPIKDVSYLSNGYLDTNVDWLPGIKGLRLKHFPFIETTDPDHIIFNFLMGAAETSVKARAIAFHTFDALEPEALGALSTEFSHVYSIGPLQLFLNQIEENSLKSIGYSLWKEESKCLQWLDTKEPNSVVYVNYGSTVVMATDQLVEFAMGLANSKIPFLLIIRPDLVSGESSVLPAEFTEKTQKRGFIASWCPQEEVLNHPSVGGFLTHCGWGSTIESLSAGVPMLCWPFFGDQPMNCKYSCNEWGVGMEIDKNVKREEVGMLVKELMEGEKGAKMRENAMKWKRLAEEAVGPEGSSSINLDKFINEIKSSNN from the exons ATGGGATCCAATTCCAAGCCTCATGCAGTCGTGATCCCAAGTCCGTTTCAAGGTCATATAAAGGCCATGCTTAAATTTGCAAAGCTTCTTCACTGTAAGGGCTTGCACATAACATTTGTCAACACAGAATTCAATCACAAACGTATCCTTAGGTCAGGAGGACCTGTTGCCCTTGATAACCTGCCTGGCTTTCATTTTGAAACCATTCCTGATGGTCTTCCTCCTTCAGATATCGATGCCACCCAAGACATACCTTCTCTTTGTGTCGCCTTGAACAAGAATTTCTTAGCACCCTTTAAAGATCTTCTTGTGAGGCTCCGAAACACTGTGTCCGAGAACAATCCTCCTGTTACTTCCATTGTTTCAGATCCTTTTGCTCCTTTCTCCATCAAAGCTGGGGATGATGTCGGTCTTCCAGTTGTAATGTATGCTACTGTGAGTGCAATTGGTTACATAGGATTCAAGCAACTCTATGCTCTCAGAGAGAGAGGCTTCTCCCCAATCAAAG ATGTGAGCTATCTAAGCAATGGCTACCTCGACACGAATGTAGACTGGCTTCCTGGTATAAAAGGTCTTCGTCTTAAACATTTTCCGTTTATTGAAACAACAGATCCAgatcatattatatttaattttctcatGGGAGCTGCTGAGACCTCTGTTAAAGCTCGTGCAATTGCTTTCCATACTTTTGATGCCCTGGAGCCAGAAGCTCTGGGTGCCCTTTCCACTGAATTCTCTCATGTTTATTCCATCGGTCCACTCCAGTTATTCCTCAATCAGATTGAGGAAAATAGTTTGAAGTCTATTGGATACAGTCTATGGAAAGAAGAAAGCAAGTGTCTCCAATGGCTGGACACAAAGGAGCCCAACTCAGTGGTGTATGTGAATTATGGAAGCACTGTAGTGATGGCAACTGATCAACTAGTGGAATTCGCGATGGGCCTAGCTAACAGCAAGATCCCATTCTTGTTGATTATAAGGCCAGATTTGGTCAGTGGTGAATCATCTGTTTTGCCAGCTGAATTCACAGAGAAAACTCAGAAGCGTGGCTTCATTGCTAGCTGGTGTCCACAAGAGGAAGTACTTAACCATCCATCAGTTGGAGGGTTCCTAACTCATTGTGGCTGGGGTTCCACCATTGAGAGCTTGAGTGCTGGTGTACCGATGCTGTGCTGGCCCTTCTTTGGAGATCAACCAATGAACTGTAAATATAGCTGCAATGAATGGGGAGTTGGCATGGAGATTGATAAAAATGTCAAAAGAGAAGAAGTGGGGATGCTTGTGAAGGAGCTAATGGAAGGAGAGAAGGGTGCGAAAATGAGGGAAAATGCCATGAAATGGAAAAGGTTGGCTGAAGAGGCTGTTGGACCAGAAGGGTCATCATCCATTAATCTGGACAAGttcataaatgaaataaaatcatcaaataattaG
- the LOC118048653 gene encoding 7-deoxyloganetin glucosyltransferase-like — translation MGSNSKPHAVVIPSPFQGHIKAMLKFAKLLHRKGLHITFVNTEFNHKRILRSGGPVALDNLPGFHFETIPDGLPPSDIDATQDIPSLCVALNKNFLAPFKDLLVRLRNTVSENNPPVTSIVSDPFAPFSIKAGEDVGLPVVMYATVSAIGYIGFKQLYALRERGFSPIKDVSYLSNGYLDTNVDWLPGIKGLRLKHFPFIETTDPDHIIFNFLMGAAETSVKARAIAFHTFDALEPEALGALSTEFSHVYSIGPLQLFLNQIEENSLKSIGYSLWKEESKCLQWLDTKEPNSVVYVNYGSTVVMATDQLVEFAMGLANSKIPFLLIIRPDLVSGESSVLPAEFTEKTQKHGFIASWCPQEEVLNHPSVGGFLTHCGWGSTIESLSAGVPMLCWPFFGDQPMNCKYSCNEWGVGMEIDKNVKREEVGMLVKELMEGEKGEKMRENAMEWKRLAEEAVGPEGSSSINLDKFINEIKSSNN, via the exons ATGGGATCCAATTCCAAGCCTCATGCAGTCGTGATCCCGAGTCCGTTTCAAGGTCATATAAAGGCCATGCTTAAATTTGCAAAGCTTCTTCACCGTAAGGGCTTGCACATAACATTTGTCAACACAGAATTCAATCACAAACGTATCCTTAGGTCAGGAGGACCTGTTGCCCTTGATAACCTGCCTGGCTTTCATTTTGAAACCATTCCTGATGGTCTTCCTCCTTCAGATATCGATGCCACCCAAGACATACCTTCTCTTTGTGTCGCCTTGAACAAGAATTTCTTAGCACCCTTTAAAGATCTTCTTGTGAGGCTCCGAAACACTGTTTCCGAGAACAATCCTCCTGTTACTTCCATTGTCTCAGATCCTTTTGCTCCTTTCTCCATCAAAGCTGGGGAAGATGTTGGTCTTCCAGTTGTAATGTATGCTACTGTGAGTGCAATTGGTTACATAGGATTCAAGCAACTCTATGCTCTCAGAGAGAGAGGCTTCTCCCCAATCAAAG ATGTGAGCTATCTAAGCAATGGCTACCTCGACACGAATGTAGACTGGCTTCCTGGTATAAAAGGTCTTCGTCTTAAACATTTTCCGTTTATTGAAACAACAGATCCAgatcatattatatttaattttctcatGGGAGCTGCTGAGACCTCTGTTAAAGCTCGTGCAATTGCTTTCCATACTTTTGACGCCCTGGAGCCAGAAGCTCTGGGTGCCCTTTCCACTGAATTCTCTCATGTTTATTCCATCGGTCCACTCCAGTTATTCCTCAATCAGATTGAGGAAAATAGTTTGAAGTCTATTGGATACAGTCTATGGAAAGAAGAAAGCAAGTGTCTCCAATGGCTGGACACAAAGGAGCCCAACTCAGTGGTGTATGTGAATTATGGAAGCACTGTAGTGATGGCAACTGATCAACTAGTGGAATTCGCGATGGGACTAGCTAATAGCAAGATCCCATTCTTGTTGATTATAAGGCCAGATTTGGTCAGTGGTGAATCATCTGTTTTGCCAGCTGAATTCACAGAGAAAACTCAGAAGCATGGCTTCATTGCTAGCTGGTGTCCACAAGAGGAAGTACTTAACCATCCATCTGTAGGAGGGTTCCTAACTCATTGTGGCTGGGGTTCCACCATTGAGAGCTTGAGTGCTGGTGTACCGATGTTGTGCTGGCCCTTCTTTGGAGATCAACCAATGAACTGTAAATATAGCTGCAATGAATGGGGGGTTGGCATGGAGATTGATAAAAATGTCAAAAGAGAAGAAGTGGGGATGCTTGTGAAGGAGCTAATGGAAGGAGAGAAGGGTGAGAAAATGAGGGAAAACGCCATGGAATGGAAAAGGTTGGCTGAAGAGGCTGTTGGACCAGAAGGGTCATCATCCATTAATCTGGACAAGttcataaatgaaataaaatcatcaaataattaG